ATTAAGCAAGTAGCATCTAATACCTACTCTTTGTGTGGTAATTCAACTTTTTGACTCAGGATTTTCAATAGTTCTGTTAATGGTACTCCCTTTCTTTTCTGCGTTGCTTTCCTCTCATAGTTGATGTTCATGTTGTCCTTTTTTCTGTAACATTTTCTATACGCCTTCATTTGTCTGTGCTCAGATTTCCTATTCTGTGACTTTTATGCACATCATCATTATTGAATTCGAGTTCTCTTGTTCACCGTGTATGGTGATAggttaaaatttcattttaattttatagcctgtgaaaaaaattatatttgtttttaaaataacttctttattgctttataaatattactttaaagttgttgttttttttctaacattaaatgatgaaataagaaaacattcATTAAATAGAATGGTGATTATTCAAATTTGATAACCTTCAAGTGACGACAATTTTGAGATAACATATATAATTGTGTGGCTAATGTAGTGTACTGGCATTAGGGACATGACAATACATACCCCCTTTTGTTTTTCCTAAAGAATAAATAACCTTTTATAGttgactttaaaaaaaatactattcacAGGCATTTCAGACGTATAAccaaaaatcaaactttttaacagttaaaaaagaaaaattactttttttagaaGTTGAtataggaaaattaattttaatcttcatTCTTAATTTGTTCTATTTCCTCTCATATAAGCAGTCGTTGAGAACTTTATTAAAGCTAAAACAAAGTtagataaataacaaaaaagaggtgtgtcaatttctttttctattttcatggATAACACAGTCACCTTCACAGCAAAGGTCTTAGCTGCTCAagttaattaaacaaaaacatacGTGCAGTCGCtttgatattttcatttcatctttTTAGAACAActcagcttttttttttctcttttaccgGAAAACGTTTGACTTCAGATTTAGTCCTttaacaaaatacaaatttccTGCATTTTCACcgcgttaattttttttcttaagttatccttaaataaattattctatatATTTCTGCGATAAAATAAAAGGTTACCATGAGTATAATTAGCATACAATCGAGTTGTGAAAGTTGAGTTACTTCAATAAATTCTTATATGTATACTTGATTATAGTTAAAATTGATTAGAATCACAATAAATTTCAACTTAGAGAATCTGGGTGAAAAGTGGTTTTAGTATAATTCAtctctaaaatataataaaaaaaatgtgtttttaagcATATATAAACTTAATTGGAAGATGCATTGTTTGTGAGGATGAAAGGTTGGAGCAGAGTTTGTGGGGACATTCATATTGATATTCGCAGCAACGGCTGGACCGATAGTGAACAACAAGTACAACGGAGCGGAGACTCTGATGGGAAATGCAGCATGTGCAGGATTAACAGTGATGTTCATTATCCTCTCAATTGGACACATCTCAGGCGCACATCTCAACCCATCACTCACCATTGCCTTCGCCGCCTTTCGCCACTTCCCTTGGACCCATGTCCCTGCCTACATTGCAGCTCAAGTCTCCGCCTCCATCTGTGCCTGTTTTGCTCTCAAAGGCGTTTACCACCCTTACCTCTCCGGTGGTGTCACTGTCCCTTCTGTCACCGTTGGTCAGGCCTTTGCAACTGAGTTTATCATCACTTTCATTCTCTTGTTTGTTGTCACTGCTGTTGCCACTGATACTCGTGCGGTGCgtttcaaattcttcatcattaTTACCTTCagcttttctttctctttctcacgtAACACTGCTGCTATGCAGGTCGGTGAATTGGCGGGTATTGCTGTTGGGGCTACAGTTTTGCTCAACATTCTCATATCAGGGTAAGCAAAATTATGattcaaatttaagaataaatttgtCATCTAcctttaattattatgaaaaaaataacgcCTAACGTGTCATATGTTGATAGGCCAACAAGTGGTGGTTCGATGAATCCAGTACGTACTTTAGGTCCTGCCGTTGCAGCAGGAAATTACAAGCATATATGGATATATTTGGTGGCTCCTACGCTGGGTGCTCTCGCCGGTGCCGGCGTTTACACGCTCGTGAAGCTCCGTGACAACGAGGCTGAACCACCGCGACAAGTTAGGAGTTTCCGTCGCTAGTTGAGCAACAGTAAATTCAGTGTTCTTCCTCCACCCCACACGACAACATCTTGGTTGTTACTTTCCAGTTTGATTTTacatgtataataataattaattaaataaaatgtggGGGGACTCGGTAATGATCCAATATGTGAATTTAAGTGTGTATTGTTTGAGTTTGTATTGTCATGGAACTAATGTTCTTAAAGACCTAACTAAACCCATCActtgttttcttcttatttgTGCACCTAATAATATCTATATCGTTTCTGTGTGTAAAACATTcattatttctctcttttttctctaaactttctttcttccaaGTTGTAGaaaaattaacctttatgtGATAAAAGTTACTGTGAAAAATTTtgcattcatttttttaatagattttaaatacatgattttcttcatttaatttgtaaaatattacCTGAACAAAATATAGATGTAAACTTCAATAGAGTGGCTGCTTTGATAGGCATTCTTGATCATATTCTTCAATTACTATTTTGGTCATTTAATggaagtactttttttttttgacaaatcaCTCCATATTCTTCCAACATATTCAGccagttaattttttttgtgtctGGTGACAAAACTGAAagattctattaaaaaaatataaattttgaaggtgatttgaaaaaaaaaagttcacgATCCTACTTAAAATTGGAGAATGAAAATAACTATCAATCAATGCAACTATTAATATAATTGTTCCAACTAAAAGGAGTATTATATACGGAATGATCATAATCACTCTTAATAATCATTCAGAtagctagaaaaaaaaatttctttttcacttagaaaagAATGATGGTTGTTAATTTCtaaagttttcttttcaatatctAAATATATGGAATAATTGTTCCTCTTATTTTATCAGCACCTACTAAATAATCAAAAGAATTATAACTAGAATTATTACGATCATTCTACctctgaatttttttatctatatcagttaaaattttggattttgcACTTAGACTGGTATTCTCAATAGGACCAAGACTCTCCATTGATTTACTTAATTCACACCTGTATTCGAACTTCCTATTAAGTAACCGAAAATTGAACCACCATTTTTCAATAGAGTTTTTTCCTGTATTTccacgaaaataaaaaaatgtcacatacctaaagtattaatttaaactttcttATGAGCTTCCATCAAAATCTAATAAAGtttatatgaagaaattcatGTAGATGTAATTTTCTATACAcataaaagtgaaatataaaagatttatttggCATGTTACTTAAGCTAACTCTCCATAAAATAAAGATACATCAATTACTATAACCTATTATGCAGAAATTTCTTGATTTTatgaaacattttctttatatattttgatatttgataaattaaaattaacttatatgagagttaaaattaaaattttaaaaaactatacttttacaaattaattgttttattttaacgaaattattagttttaatttattttcatattttttttaaaataaaaaagcctCCGTTTAGATTACGAGTGAAAGATAAgtagaaaaggagaaaaaaaaaatagagtaaaaaaagtattgttgtttggattagaatttaaaaaaaaaagaattgaacagaaaatttgtaaatgatttaattaatagaaCAATATATAGATATAGTAATTTGATagcttaaataattat
This genomic interval from Vigna radiata var. radiata cultivar VC1973A chromosome 8, Vradiata_ver6, whole genome shotgun sequence contains the following:
- the LOC106769654 gene encoding probable aquaporin NIP5-1, whose protein sequence is MPESETGTPTAASVPATPDTPGGPLFTSLRVDSLSHERDSFTMARCKCLPSKGHTCFTDFSVGVSLPNVSLTRKVGAEFVGTFILIFAATAGPIVNNKYNGAETLMGNAACAGLTVMFIILSIGHISGAHLNPSLTIAFAAFRHFPWTHVPAYIAAQVSASICACFALKGVYHPYLSGGVTVPSVTVGQAFATEFIITFILLFVVTAVATDTRAVGELAGIAVGATVLLNILISGPTSGGSMNPVRTLGPAVAAGNYKHIWIYLVAPTLGALAGAGVYTLVKLRDNEAEPPRQVRSFRR